One Helianthus annuus cultivar XRQ/B chromosome 12, HanXRQr2.0-SUNRISE, whole genome shotgun sequence genomic region harbors:
- the LOC110894407 gene encoding uncharacterized protein LOC110894407 codes for MVEVKLSFGFVVVFYVFTAARLCYTNNNRFPSSHENVEVEKLLNSLNKPAVKSIKSPDSDIIDCVRISDQPAFDHPLLKNHTIKMRPIYHPNPVGDNKVSSMVNATADTHSSSSITQLWHANGKCPKGTIPIRRTKKEDILRASSVDSYGKKKSFIGKSSFIDVELGVTDGHEYAIASTNNGEFYGSKSALNLWNPQVQESNEFSLTQTWVVGGTYDTGLNTIEAGWQVYQRLYGDTNTRLFIYWTSDAYQKTGCYNLCSGFIQTNNKYAIGGSLSPTSQTDGTQHEFTILIWKDPGTRDWWMQLNGELIGYWPSSLFTHLRKSASMIQWGGEIVNSGSQGGHTSTQMGSGQFPKLWYRKASYVRKVETVDQSNTLYTPEVRTISSEQNCYDILTSITTNNFWGTHFFYGGPGRNSNCQ; via the exons ATGGTGGAAGTAAAACTATCTTTTGGTTTTGTTGTAGTGTTTTATGTGTTTACGGCTGCGCGTTTATGTTACACTAACAACAATAGGTTTCCAAGTTCGCATGAGAATGTTGAGGTTGAGAAGCTTTTAAATAGTTTAAATAAACCTGCGGTCAAATCTATTAAA AGCCCTGACAGTGATATAATAGATTGTGTTCGTATCTCTGATCAACCGGCTTTTGATCATCCCTTACTTAAAAACCATACTATCAAG ATGAGGCCGATTTATCATCCAAACCCCGTAGGTGACAACAAAGTGTCATCCATGGTGAATGCTACAGCGGATACacattcatcatcatcaattaCTCAATTGTGGCATGCAAATGGAAAATGTCCAAAAGGGACTATCCCCATAAGAAGAACAAAGAAAGAGGACATACTAAGAGCTAGTTCGGTCGACAGTTATGGAAAGAAGAAGAGTTTTATAGGTAAATCAAGCTTCATTGATGTTGAACTTGGTGTGACCGATGGACATGAG TATGCAATTGCATCAACAAATAATGGGGAGTTTTATGGATCAAAATCAGCACTGAATCTTTGGAATCCACAAGTCCAAGAAAGTAATGAATTTAGTTTGACTCAAACATGGGTAGTAGGAGGTACTTATGATACGGGCCTTAATACCATTGAAGCTGGTTGGCAG GTGTATCAAAGGTTGTATGGAGATACTAACACCAGGCTTTTCATCTACTGGACG AGTGATGCATATCAAAAAACAGGATGTTACAATCTTTGCTCCGGGTTTATCCAAACCAACAATAAGTATGCAATTGGAGGCAGTTTATCTCCTACTTCACAAACGGATGGTACTCAACATGAATTCACCATACTTATATGGAAG GACCCAGGGACTAGGGACTGGTGGATGCAACTCAATGGAGAATTAATAGGATATTGGCCATCCTCGTTGTTCACACACTTAAGGAAAAGTGCGTCAATGATACAATGGGGTGGAGAGATTGTAAATAGTGGCTCACAAGGGGGTCATACAAGTACCCAAATGGGCAGTGGTCAGTTCCCTAAACTTTGGTATCGTAAAGCTAGTTATGTAAGAAAAGTTGAAACAGTAGATCAATCAAACACTTTATATACTCCAGAAGTACGTACCATATCCAGTGAGCAAAATTGCTATGATATTTTGACGAGCATCACTACTAATAACTTCTGGGGCACACACTTTTTCTATGGCGGACCTGGTCGAAACTCAAACTGTCAGTGA